A single region of the Micropterus dolomieu isolate WLL.071019.BEF.003 ecotype Adirondacks linkage group LG02, ASM2129224v1, whole genome shotgun sequence genome encodes:
- the LOC123984065 gene encoding casein kinase I — protein MELRVGNRYRLGRKIGSGSFGDIYLGTDISAGEEVAIKLECVKTKHPQLHIESKIYKMMQGGVGIPTIKWCGAEGDYNVMVMELLGPSLEDLFNFCSRKFSLKTVLLLADQMISRIEYIHSKNFIHRDVKPDNFLMGLGKKGNLVYIIDFGLAKKYRDARTHQHIPYRENKNLTGTARYASINTHLGIEQSRRDDLESLGYVLMYFNLGSLPWQGLKAATKRQKYERISEKKMSTPIEVLCKGYPSEFATYLNFCRSLRFDDKPDYSYLRQLFRNLFHRQGFSYDYVFDWNMLKFGANRAVEDAERERREREERLRHSRNPAARGMASASGRARAAQEVAAPSPLNPASHTGLEKERKVSMRLHRGAPVNISSSDLTGRQDTSRMSTSQALSRVTPGGLQSAAPR, from the exons ATGGAGTTGAGAGTAGGGAACCGATATAGACTGGGCAGAAAAATTGGAAGTGGATCATTTGGAGACATCTATCTGG GTACCGACATTTCGGCTGGAGAGGAGGTAGCCATCAAGTTGGAATGTGTGAAGACCAAACACCCACAGCTCCACATAGAGAGCAAAATCTACAAGATGATGCAGGGCGGAG TGGGTATTCCGACGATAAAGTGGTGTGGGGCCGAGGGTGACTACAATGTGATGGTGATGGAGCTGCTGGGGCCCAGTCTGGAAGATCTGTTCAACTTCTGCTCTCGAAAGTTTAGCCTCAAGACCGTCCTGCTGCTGGCTGACCAGATG ATCAGCCGCATTGAATACATCCACTCCAAGAACTTCATCCACAGAGACGTGAAGCCAGACAACTTCCTGATGGGGCTGGGCAAGAAGGGAAACCTGGTCTACATCATCGACTTCGGCCTGGCCAAGAAATACCGCGACGCTCGCACACACCAGCACATCCCCTACCGCGAGAACAAGAACCTGACCGGCACCGCCCGCTACGCCTCCATAAACACTCATCTGGGCATTG AGCAGTCCAGACGGGACGACTTGGAGTCCCTGGGCTACGTCCTCATGTACTTCAACCTGGGTTCTCTGCCCTGGCAAGGCCTCAAAGCCGCCACCAAGAGGCAAAAGTACGAACGTATCAGTGAGAAGAAAATGTCCACGCCCATTGAGGTCCTCTGCAAAGGCTACCCAT CGGAGTTTGCCACCTACCTGAACTTCTGCCGCTCTCTGCGTTTCGATGACAAGCCCGACTACTCGTACCTCCGCCAGCTCTTCAGGAACCTCTTCCACAGACAGGGCTTCTCCTACGACTATGTCTTTGACTGGAACATGCTCAAATTT ggtgcCAACAGGGCCGTGGAGGACGCAGAGAGGGAGCGTCGGGAGCGGGAGGAGAGACTGAGGCACAGCAGGAACCCCGCGGCCAGGGGCATGGCCTCGGCCTCAGGAAGAGCCAGGGCAGCTCAAGAAGTTGCAGCCCCCTCACCCCTCAACCCCGCCTCACACACAG gtttggagaaggagaggaaggtgAGCATGCGTCTGCATCGAGGGGCCCCTGTCAACATCTCCTCCTCAGACCTGACGGGACGCCAGGACACATCCCGCATGTCCACCTCACAG GCTCTGTCCCGGGTCACACCCGGTGGCCTCCAGTCTGCAGCCCCACGGTGA